The following coding sequences are from one Syngnathus acus chromosome 14, fSynAcu1.2, whole genome shotgun sequence window:
- the ttc3 gene encoding E3 ubiquitin-protein ligase TTC3, with product MTFDGDWKLVTCGWEREEGEDGNGDSPSFDTSHVVHLGPPICHAKAIIAEYWSKMPVHEKHMSARLMRLHTYWMPLLLDLDPMHDTFKWALRCGVLNPSDPTHVSKKTLTKLETLEAILYSLDEAWYAEEKIFHLLFIAISFREHLPEALEDAQLFLREEENPRLAFLGNKRVRYAVLSYMFVEIVSFMADMVCDTSRIKDWLLLNPSEPAVVESNSLKNGGNLLFQEEKYQQAVVEYSKAIKKNPQNHIAFSNRALCYTRSQQFLEAACDAKRAILIEPLWVKGHYRYCEALFLLGEVEWALSSNNFAQALLCSDPGGVKDLEQQCDRFKAALRESTGCSKAEPPKKKKSTVDKPKKKQKPTKAEDTNKSTVVETQQLSGKGNNTTNNNDKCNDACKAATGTMSKMNQAVNDKTAATKEPLKTQKKKPTASKDHAHVTPDRNQLAEESMRHVMTSAHSYLIRECYYKADTFFTQALDLLDSFTADEKKKLGFSALDMQLVLYGRVSALTEIGKPQELSEARKLLKKIQSYEERLFQGLVHYAYGRIYLKEKRFATALEHFQDSLQMLRNQITPGKLTWPQTDQIVKETETDCFKELLEESIDCCKFPPLPDGTCRFNGCLGPSKNIYITEPDFKGFVEFKCSQKCLIQYHNACWKACKPSSFDKSPKPCSTPDCSGTIDSIKYIDATGLVKQIVPTGRRAESPRKPKVNQKPPACVKKSKEKNQCKSENNKNNNKQQMSENKTTAVSDDISQQKNNSPAPTQPNAWLLYQDRILVQVSQMMQLLRQEKALAASDVSACLKPWLELDSAWGNQLAAKMLNWEQERLETLDQAAELLLQRKNRVWARIFIHLLSNTSNINAELGRWAGRLNDADLKAAKSFVERNAEHLDNVDLAPLVTFAPFKEIISEYCTHDSNFVSRNVTKHIKKAPPHQMRLFIWTLEEHKDIYISFNILLDEYFVNMIGGHFSVLKKSGNPNSFPAGDKGRGRKKKKDPKILQTFFGSENDAADEWAQEDPIFFPDPNEPFSIPVHLRGQVADFEERYNGAGHARHYSQVLDDNPDPAVENLYDYFAQIFEEHGPLPPDDPLLHGEMANFPPEARVKIRQAGGFMSFLLESTRFVNIGSRVGLAKHAVALRQATRPQSPRIVSPGPNITLDAGKDPSDGSDHDNLSPDDFRSLDLYTCEVDETWELCSYGSNLSSTRPEVDVKKHAETQTYQGVKKCVAVNTEPLRPYEDIQGGINKRVEIIQRLQVEMSKMEEDRKALDLEHKETLASLEKDIQEISTNINITDKEMSMFQQKLEEEVKKDQKEKKANQETLKALKMETAKLVEERDSLAKQIRTNQASYDDKFNKFLELSHQAAAERMSLEDEINRCKKSIAAATRRSLSAQLSKLESSRDQRMYGLHVRLADAKTLLAKLDEHVPWYPSLDANRHNVRAKVQELEQKIAAAEILYKQQVEQVKSGQRVQDVLSRDRADLRVSPLSSDLDALSIVDTPPVPAASAQAAENPARLAQAGNTMFERAVDSLGAIFPEYTRSDFMKFFKDLRSANGGTLGCWSLQEVVSGVSQLILDQKEAVASGAKSKTTRLGDAATPPLVDPPSVWQKSVSQTPVSSSPLNLEDDCIICQEEMSPPDCLVLECRHTFHKKCITSWLKEKTTCPTCRKDTMFSDFPLLPGRRRQAP from the exons ATGACGTTCGACGGGGATTGGAAGCTCGTGACCTGCGGCTGGGAAAGGGAAGAAGGGGAAGATGGCAATGGCGACTCTCCATCGTTTGATACA TCTCACGTTGTGCATCTTGGTCCTCCCATCTGCCATGCTAAAG CCATCATAGCTGAATACTGGAGCAAAATGCCGGTCCATGAAAAACATATGTCAGCACGTTTGATGAGACTTCACACCTATTGGATGCCCCTCCTGTTGGACTTGGATCCGATGCACGACACCTTCAAGTGGGCCTTGCGCTGCGGCGTGCTCAACCCATC TGACCCCACCCATGTGAGTAAGAAGACACTGACCAAGCTGGAAACCCTGGAAGCAATTCTCTACTCTCTGGACGAGGCATGG TACGCcgaggaaaaaatatttcacctcCTCTTCATCGCCATCAGCTTTCGTGAG CACCTGCCGGAGGCGCTTGAGGATGCTCAACTGTTCCTGAGGGAAGAAGAAAACCCTCGTCTCGCGTTCCTGGGCAACAAGCGTGTGCGCTACGCAGTTTTGTCCTACATGTTTGTCGAGA TCGTCAGTTTCATGGCTGACATGGTGTGCGACACCAGTCGGATAAAGGACTGGTTACTACTGAACCCCAGTGAGCCCGCCGTGGTG GAAAGCAACTCCCTCAAGAATGGGGGAAACCTTCTTTTTCAGGAGGAGAAGTACCAACAAGCAGTGGTTGAATATTCCAAAGCCATCAAAAAGAA TCCTCAAAACCACATCGCCTTCAGCAACCGGGCGCTTTGTTATACCCGCAGTCAACAATTTCT AGAAGCTGCTTGTGATGCAAAACGGGCCATTCTGATAGAACCGCTTTGGGTCAAG GGCCACTACCGCTACTGCgaggctttgtttttgttgggcGAGGTGGAGTGGGCCTTAAGCAGCAACAACTTTGCACAGGCTCTGCTTTGTTCCGACCCTGGTGGAGTCAAAGACCTAGAACAGCAATGCGACAGGTTTAAGGCCGCGCTTCGAGAATCAACTGGATGTAGCAAAG CGGAAccccccaagaaaaaaaagagcacagTGGAtaagcctaaaaaaaaacaaaagccaac TAAAGCCGAGGACACTAACAAGTCGACAGTTGTGGAGACGCAGCAGCTGTCGGGAAAAGGCAACAACACCaccaataataatgataagtGCAATGACGCATGCAAG GCGGCCACCGGAACGATGAGCAAAATGAACCAAGCGG TTAATGACAAGACGGCTGCTACCAAAGAGCCACTCAAAACTCAGAAGAAGAAACCCACGGCCAGTAAGGAT CACGCACACGTGACGCCTGACAGAAACCAACTCGCCGAAGAATCGATGAGACACGTGATGACGTCGGCCCATTCGTACCTGATCAGAGAGTGCTATTACAAAGCCGACACCTTCTTCACGCAGGCGTTGGACCTGCTCGACTCCTTCACAGCGGACGAAAAGAAG AAACTTGGATTCTCTGCACTGGATATGCAGCTGGTGCTTTACGGCCGCGTGTCTGCCTTGACTGAAATTGGCAAACCTCAG GAGCTGTCAGAAGCTCGCAAACTTCTGAAGAAGATCCAATCGTATGAGGAGAGGCTTTTCCAGGGTCTGGTTCACTACGCCTACGGAAGAATTTACCTCAAGGAGAAAAG GTTTGCGACGGCGCTGGAACATTTTCAAGATTCTCTGCAGATGTTGCGGAATCAGATAACGCCGGGTAAACTCACCTGGCCGCAAACCGACCAAATTGTCAAAGAGACCGAGACGGACTGTTTTAAA GAACTTCTCGAAGAGTCCATCGACTGCTGCAAATTCCCTCCTCTGCCCGATGGCACCTGTCGGTTTAACGGCTGCCTCGGCCCttccaaaaatatatacatcaCCGAGCCGGACTTTAAA GGCTTTGTTGAGTTCAAGTGCAGCCAAAAGTGCCTCATTCAATACCACAACGCCTGCTGGAAAGCCTGCAAGCCTTCGTCCTTTGACAAGAGCCCGAAG CCGTGTTCGACTCCCGACTGTTCCGGTACAATCGACTCTATCAAATATATTGACGCAACGGGCCTGGTGAAACAAATTGTGCCCACCGGCCGACGGGCAGAGAGTCCGAGAAAACCAAAAGTCAACCAGAAGCCTCCTGCGTG tgTGAAGAAATCCAAGGAGAAGAACCAGTGTAAAAGtgagaataataaaaataataataagcagCAGATGTCGGAAAACAAGACCACCGCCGTCAGTGATGACATTtcgcagcaaaaaaataactcCCCCGCGCCGACTCAGCCGAACG CCTGGTTGCTGTACCAAGACAGAATCCTGGTGCAGGTCAGTCAGATGATGCAGCTGCTGCGCCAGGAGAAGGCCTTGGCCGCGTCGGACGTGAGCGCCTGCCTGAAGCCCTGGCTGGAGTTGGACTCGGCGTGGGGCAACCAGCTGGCTGCCAAGATGCTCAACTGGGAGCAAGAGCGTCTGGAGACCTTGGATCAGGCCGCCGAGCTGCTCCTCCAGAGGAAGAATCGCGTTTGGGCGCGCATCTTCATCCATTTGCTGTCCAATACTTCCAATATCAACGCGGAGCTCGGCCGCTGGGCGGGACGGCTCAACGACGCAG ATCTCAAGGCCGCCAAGTCCTTCGTTGAACGCAACGCGGAGCACCTGGATAATGTGGACCTTGCCCCGCTGGTGACCTTTGCCCCTTTCAAGGAGATTATTTCCGAGTATTGCACCCACGACTCCAACTTTGTTTCACGCAACGTGACTAAACATATCAAAAAGGCTCCGCCGCACCAAATGAGACTTTTTATCTGGACTCTGGAGGAGCATAAGGACATTTACATCTCCTTCAATATTTTACTTGATGAGTATTTTGTTAACATGATTG GTGGACATTTTTCAGTTCTTAAGAAGTCTGGTAATCCAAAT AGTTTTCCTGCTGGTGATAAGGGTCGTGGgcgaaagaagaaaaaagatccAAAG ATCCTTCAAACATTTTTCGGGAGTGAAAACGACGCAGCCGATGAGTGGGCGCAAGAAGATCCCAT ATTTTTCCCGGACCCCAATGAGCCTTTTAGTATCCCCGTCCACCTTCGGGGGCAAGTGGCTGACTTTGAGGAACGCTACAACGGCGCAGGACACGCGAGACATTATAGTCAGGTTTTGGACGACAATCCAGATCCCGCTGTGGAGAATTTATACGA CTACTTTGCCCAGATTTTCGAGGAGCACGGCCCCCTGCCGCCCGACGATCCCCTGCTTCACGGCGAGATGGCAAACTTCCCGCCCGAGGCTCGAGTCAAGATCCGACAGGCGGGCGGCTTTATGAGCTTCCTGCTGGAATCCACCCGCTTCGTCAACATCGGCAGCCGCGTGGGTCTGGCCAAACACGCTGTGGCCCTGCGGCAGGCCACCCGCCCGCAGTCTCCCCGCATAGTTTCACCTGGCCCAAATATAACTTTGGACGCGGGCAAAGACCCCAGCGACGGCTCGGACCACGACAATCTTTCCCCCGACGACTTTCGATCCCTGGATCTTTATACTTGCGAGGTGGACGAGACCTGGGAACTGTGCTCCTACGGAAGTAATTTAAGTTCAACCCGACCAGAAGTCGATGTGAAGAAACACGCCGAGACACAG ACATATCAAGGAGTCAAGAAATGCGTTGCGGTGAACACGGAACCTCTGCGGCCTTACGAGGACATCCAG GGTGGTATCAACAAAAGGGTCGAGATAATTCAACGACTGCAGGTGGAGATGAGTAAAATGGAGGAAGACCGCAAAGCGCTGGATCTGGAGCACAAAGAAACCTTGGCGTCCTTGGAGAAAGACATCCAGGAGATCAGCACCAACATAAAC ATTACGGACAAAGAGATGAGCATGTTCCAGCAGAAGCTTGAGGAGGAGGTCAAGAAAGAccagaaggagaagaaagccAACCAGGAGACTCTGAAGGCCCTCAAGATGGAGACGGCAAAATTGGTGGAGGAGCGAGACAG TCTCGCCAAGCAAATTCGAACTAACCAGGCCAGCTATGACGACAAGTTCAACAAGTTCTTGGAGCTCAG CCACCAGGCAGCGGCCGAGAGGATGAGTCTGGAAGATGAGATCAACCGCTGCAAAAAGTCCATCGCCGCGGCAACCAGAAGATCCCTCAGCGCCCAA TTGTCCAAGTTGGAGAGCAGCCGGGACCAGCGTATGTACGGCCTTCACGTCCGGCTGGCTGACGCCAAGACTCTCCTGGCCAAGCTGGATGAACATGTGCCTTG GTATCCCTCCCTGGACGCCAACAGACACAACGTGAGAGCCAAGGTCCAAGAGCTGGAGCAGAAAATCGCTGCTGCTGAG ATTCTCTACAAGCAACAAGTGGAGCAAGTCAAAAGTGGCCAAAGAGTCCAAGACGTGCTCAGTCGTGACCGGGCCGATCTTCGAGTCTCTCCG TTGTCTTCTGATCTTGACGCCTTGAGCATCGTTGACACACCGCCGGTGCCCGCCGCCTCGGCTCAGGCAGCAGAGAACCCGGCGAGACTCGCGCAAGCTGGAAATACGATGTTTGAGAGGGCCGTGGACAGCCTAGGGGCCATCTTTCCCGAATATACCAG GTCGGATTTCATGAAGTTTTTTAAGGATCTGCGCTCGGCCAATGGCGGCACTCTGGGCTGCTGGAGCTTGCAAGAGGTGGTCAGTGGAGTCAGCCAGCTCATCCTGGACCAGAAG GAGGCCGTCGCATCCGGGGCCAAATCCAAGACCACCAGGCTTGGGGATGCGGCCACGCCCCCTTTGGTAGACCCACCTTCGGTCTGGCAAAAGTCAGTCTCCCAAACGCCAGTCAGCTCCAGTCCG CTGAACTTGGAGGATGATTGCATCATCTGTCAGGAAGAAATGAGTCCACCTGACTGCTTGGTTTTGGAGTGCAGACACACCTTCCACAAAAAG TGCATCACATCGTGGCTGAAGGAGAAGACCACGTGTCCCACCTGCCGGAAGGACACGATGTTCAGCGATTTCCCTTTGCTGCCCGGTAGGAGGCGCCAAGCCCCATGA
- the LOC119133617 gene encoding uncharacterized protein LOC119133617, translated as MEPDRLLKVDAILELVKSRFNLISAAQWALLVGGTPDSETQAIIADTISDVIQRISSEVVRQLQPAISEHLRGQSSQAQVSNAIDRCSPKLSECITETFAAALDLPPQKYEGSRELTSLIESEVKDRVTSALSVARKTDEWPSEPTLFIRGTMSSVGNLASIFRKAVEYLRHVFARARTPCVVLCGRSAMKAGEMTNAVSRILLKWSRVNKGEKPQPQSPPPPAPAQISSMVDIETVSPDSDIVQMQVRQQQQSDPKAKESALIAAKDITKSIIQEPFRGSGDRTDSHLTRFNLNLKLISNKVKNFFKSQETASPDGHVKVRRFRFFKFARLQFARMLGGLKRAFKNQEACLVCLKLDPTKSPKDSKGGAFRSSTLHVRPSQNPVFEFEAIQDRVAKMFDDLGQMDSEVRATKLKRYMDEKLRSFSQDLSSRLYEYIMSCQSEVYEVPSSRSNTPFMDSVLWGRRGKKNWDGGQKLSPEVLYAMTEDAAWRFLQQLLLWMETEPQGEETYADEVSGAVSEINQLVVTALNTEEGREPPNSQRVSSRSAASKSQPSGTPAEEAGPSTELSPRWERTASFNVKLTRLLAYTLTTQLGQRLPRKCKQSLKMDSLMLAVEHLSCRAAEEISPQHIDNIETMANLEEVITPVVKKLLVHFGSPTKLVEAVTLDEESFDEAVFKHLQNQLAIVRKQPKASRGLSFFSSVAKLCSRST; from the exons ATGGAGCCGGATCGTTTACTCAAGGTGGACGCCATCCTAGAGCTGGTCAAGTCCCGCTTCAATCTCATCTCCGCAGCCCAGTGGGCTCTGCTGGTGGGCGGGACCCCCGACTCGGAAACCCAGGCCATCATCGCCGATACGATCAGTGACGTCATCCAGAGGATCTCCTCCGAGGTGGTGCGGCAACTGCAGCCCGCCATCAGCGAGCACCTGCGCGGCCAATCGTCTCAGGCTCAG GTGAGTAATGCCATCGACCGGTGCAGTCCGAAGCTGAGCGAGTGCATTACCGAGACGTTCGCCGCCGCGCTGGACCTCCCGCCGCAGAAGTACGAGGGCTCGAGGGAGCTCACCTCGCTGATAGAGTCGGAGGTGAAGGACCGGGTGACCTCGGCCTTGTCCGTGGCCCGAAAGACCGACGAGTGGCCTTCGGAGCCCACGCTCTTCATCCGCGGCACCATGTCCAGCGTGGGCAACCTGGCCTCCATCTTCCGGAAAGCCGTGGAGTATCTGAGACACGTGTTTGCTCGGGCGCGTACGCCGTGCGTGGTGCTGTGCGGCCGCTCCGCCATGAAAGCAGGCGAAATGACCAACGCCGTGAGCAGAATCCTCTTAAAGTGGTCTCGAGTCAATAAGGGCGAGAAACCCCAGCCCCAATCCCCGCCGCCACCCGCACCCGCCCAAATCAGCAGCATGGTGGACATCGAGACCGTGAGTCCAGACTCCGATATCGTGCAAATGCAAGtgagacaacaacaacaatccgACCCAAAGGCCAAGGAGAGCGCTCTGATCGCCGCAAAGGACATCACCAAAAGCATCATCCAGGAACCTTTTCGCGGCTCCGGAGACCGCACGGATAGCCACCTGACCCGCTTCAATCTAAACCTGAAGCTCATCTCCAACAAAGTGAAGAATTTTTTCAAGTCGCAGGAGACAGCCAGCCCAGACGGCCACGTCAAAGTGCGCAGGTTCCGTTTCTTCAAGTTCGCACGCCTGCAGTTTGCGCGAATGCTGGGAGGACTCAAACGTGCCTTTAAAAACCAAGAGGCGTGTCTCGTGTGCCTCAAGTTAGATCCGACAAAGTCCCCCAAAGACTCCAAGGGCGGTGCTTTCAGATCTAGCACCTTACACGTCAGGCCGTCGCAGAATCCCGTGTTTGAGTTTGAGGCCATCCAGGACCGGGTGGCCAAGATGTTCGACGACCTAGGCCAGATGGATTCAGAAGTACGCGCAACCAAACTGAAGCGCTACATGGACGAGAAGCTGCGGAGCTTCTCCCAAGATCTCTCCTCTCGCCTATACGAGTACATCATGTCCTGTCAGAGCGAAGTCTACGAGGTGCCTTCGAGCCGCTCCAACACGCCTTTCATGGACTCTGTGCTGTGGGGCCGGCGGGGGAAGAAGAACTGGGACGGCGGGCAGAAATTGTCTCCGGAGGTCTTGTACGCCATGACGGAGGACGCGGCCTGGAGGTTCCTGCAGCAGCTGCTCCTCTGGATGGAGACGGAGCCGCAAGGCGAGGAGACGTACGCCGACGAAGTGTCCGGTGCCGTCAGCGAGATCAACCAGTTGGTCGTCACGGCCCTCAACACGGAAGAAGGCCGGGAGCCCCCGAACAGCCAGCGAGTGAGCAGTCGCTCCGCAGCTTCCAAGTCGCAGCCTTCCGGAACACCCGCGGAAGAGGCGGGACCGTCCACAGAACTTTCCCCCAGGTGGGAACGCACGGCGTCCTTCAACGTGAAGCTGACTCGCCTCCTGGCCTACACGCTGACCACGCAGCTGGGCCAGCGCCTGCCACGGAAATGCAAGCAGTCTCTGAAGATGGACTCCCTGATGCTGGCGGTGGAGCACCTGTCGTGCAGAGCCGCGGAGGAGATCAGCCCGCAGCACATTGACAACATCGAGACGATGGCTAACCTCGAGGAGGTGATCACGCCTGTCGTCAAGAAGCTCCTGGTCCACTTTGGCTCGCCCACTAAACTGGTGGAGGCTGTGACGCTGGACGAGGAGTCTTTTGACGAAGCCGTCTTCAAGCACCTCCAAAACCAACTCGCAATCGTCAGAAAACAACCCAAAGCCAGCAGGGGCCTCAGCTTCTTCTCATCCGTGGCCAAGCTGTGCTCTCGCTCTACGTGA
- the vps26c gene encoding vacuolar protein sorting-associated protein 26C, with translation MSVTLDIRLKRANKVYHESEPVAGVIVLACKEAMQHHGISLSMEGLVNLQLSSKSVGVFEAFYNSVKPISLISCSIEVAKAGKIPGGKTEIPFEFPLKAKGNKALYETYHGVFVNIQYTLRCDLKRSLLAKDLSRTCEFIVHCQPQIANVSATPVKFTITPDTLQNIRERSSLPRFVIRGHLDNTTCAVSRPLTGEVMVESSDVPIKSIELQLVRVETCGCAEGYARDATEIQNIQIAEGDVCRGLPIPIYMVFPRLFTCPTLETTNFKVEFEVNVVIVLHDDHLITENFPLKLCRL, from the exons ATGAGCGTCACGTTGGACATACGACTGAAAAGGGCCAACAAAGTTTATCATGAGAGT GAGCCTGTGGCCGGCGTTATCGTGCTGGCATGCAAGGAGGCGATGCAGCATCACGGCATCTCCCTAAGCATGGAGGGCCTGGTCAATCTACAGCTGAGCTCCAAGAGTGTGGGTGTCTTCGAGGCCTTCTACAACTCAGTCAAG CCCATCTCGCTGATCAGCTGCAGCATCGAGGTGGCCAAGGCCGGAAAGATCCCGGGAGGCAAGACCGAGATCCCCTTTGAGTTCCCCCTCAAAGCCAAAGGCAATAAGGCTCTGTACGAGACCTACCATGGGGTCTTTGTCAACATCCAG TACACTCTCCGCTGTGACTTAAAGCGCTCGCTACTGGCCAAAGACCTCAGCAGGACCTGCGAGTTCATCGTGCACTGTCAG CCGCAGATAGCAAACGTCAGCGCCACTCCGGTCAAGTTCACCATCACCCCCGACACCCTGCAGAACATCCGCGAG CGGAGTTCACTACCCAGGTTTGTCATCCGAGGCCACCTAGACAACACCACCTGCGCCGTAAGCCGGCCGCTGACCGGAGAGGTGATGGTGGAGAGCTCCGACGTTCCCATCAAGAGCATCGAGCTGCAGCTGGTTCGAGTGGAGACCTGCG GCTGCGCCGAAGGCTACGCCCGAGACGCCACCGAGATCCAAAACATCCAGATAGCCGAAGGCGACGTGTGCCGCGGACTGCCCATTCCCATCTACATGGTGTTCCCCAGGCTTTTCACCTGCCCAACCCTGGAGACCACCAACTTCAAAGTGG AGTTTGAAGTCAACGTTGTCATCGTGCTCCACGACGACCACCTGATCACGGAGAACTTCCCTCTGAAGCTGTGCAGGCTTTGA
- the LOC119133618 gene encoding uncharacterized protein LOC119133618, whose protein sequence is MDDEETFPKEVILVLVKASFEQISATQWALLVAGAPDSETQGILADTIGDVIQRISSQVVRHLMPAITEHLQESQSQVSSAIDRCSPKLSECITETFAAALDLPPQKYEGSRELTSLVESEVKHRVMSALSVARNTDEWPSEPTLFIRGTMSSVGNLASIFRKAVEYLRHVFARARTPCVVLCGRSAMKAGDMTNAVSRILMKWSRNNKGEKAQPQIKPSQVEKIVDVETVSRPDDLDIHSDDSEAELAESAKIAAMEITRSIIQEPIGGSGDRVGKLTRFNLNLKVISNKVKNFFSSQRPASPGGSVTLRKLRFFKFARMQFTRMLGRIKRAFKNQEGCLVCLKTDQQKSPRGDSKGTFRSSTLHVRPSQCPKFEFEAIQEMVNRLFEDLSRLDPDVRAVRIQRYMDEKLRVVSQELTSRLYEYIMSCQSEVYEVPSSRSNTPFMDSVLWGRRGKKNWDGGQKFSPEVMYAMTEDAAWRFLQQLLLWLETEDGDTYADEVSGAVGEINQLVVTALKSQGTQVDEISRETSNEMVKEESPKFSSYAPESRTLTSASSVGEPLSLNDLSEVLAFALTTQLGQRLPRKCKKSLKADDLMLAVQQLSSRALKEISPGHVDNIETLANVEQVIVPVVKNLLAEFGTPDKLVEAVMLDEAYFDNVVTKHLTDQLRAPREAPQGPLASLMCCYPCR, encoded by the exons ATGGACGACGAAGAAACTTTCCCGAAGGAAGTCATCCTGGTGCTGGTGAAAGCCAGCTTCGAGCAGATTTCGGCCACCCAGTGGGCTCTGTTGGTGGCGGGAGCCCCCGACTCGGAGACCCAGGGCATCCTCGCCGACACCATCGGCGACGTGATCCAGAGGATCTCCTCCCAAGTGGTGAGGCATCTGATGCCTGCCATCACCGAGCACCTGCAAGAGTCTCAGTCTCAG GTGAGTAGTGCCATCGACCGGTGCAGTCCGAAGCTGAGCGAGTGCATTACCGAGACGTTCGCCGCCGCCTTGGACCTCCCGCCGCAGAAGTACGAGGGCTCGCGGGAGCTCACCTCGCTGGTGGAGTCGGAGGTGAAGCACCGGGTGATGTCAGCCTTGTCCGTGGCCCGGAACACCGACGAGTGGCCTTCGGAGCCCACGCTCTTCATCCGCGGCACCATGTCCAGCGTGGGCAACCTGGCCTCCATCTTCCGGAAAGCCGTGGAGTATCTGAGACACGTGTTTGCTCGGGCGCGCACGCCGTGCGTGGTGCTGTGCGGCCGCTCCGCCATGAAAGCAGGCGACATGACCAACGCCGTGAGCAGAATCCTCATGAAGTGGTCCCGCAACAATAAGGGGGAGAAAGCCCAACCCCAAATCAAACCCAGCCAAGTCGAAAAGATAGTGGACGTCGAGACGGTGAGTCGGCCGGACGACTTGGACATACATAGCGATGACTCCGAGGCGGAGCTCGCGGAAAGCGCTAAGATAGCTGCGATGGAGATCACCAGAAGTATCATCCAGGAGCCCATTGGTGGCTCCGGGGACCGTGTGGGAAAACTGACGCGCTTCAACCTCAACCTGAAGGTCATTTCCAACAAAGTGAAGAATTTCTTTAGCTCGCAGCGGCCAGCCAGTCCGGGCGGCAGCGTCACTTTGCGCAAGTTGCGCTTCTTTAAGTTTGCGCGCATGCAGTTTACACGCATGTTGGGAAGAATCAAGCGCGCCTTCAAGAACCAAGAAGGGTGTCTGGTGTGCCTCAAAACAGATCAGCAAAAGTCCCCAAGAGGGGACTCCAAAGGCACCTTCAGGTCCAGCACCTTGCACGTCAGGCCGTCGCAGTGTCCCAAGTTTGAGTTTGAGGCCATCCAAGAGATGGTGAACAGGTTATTCGAAGACCTCAGCAGGCTGGACCCGGATGTTCGCGCAGTCAGAATCCAGCGCTACATGGACGAGAAGCTGCGAGTTGTTTCGCAAGAGCTCACCTCTCGTCTGTACGAGTACATCATGTCCTGTCAGAGCGAAGTCTACGAGGTGCCTTCGAGCCGCTCCAACACGCCTTTCATGGACTCTGTGCTGTGGGGCCGGCGGGGGAAGAAGAACTGGGACGGTGGGCAGAAGTTCTCCCCGGAGGTCATGTACGCCATGACGGAGGACGCGGCCTGGAGGTTCCTGCAGCAGCTGCTCCTCTGGCTGGAGACGGAAGACGGAGACACATACGCGGACGAAGTGTCCGGTGCCGTCGGCGAGATCAACCAGTTGGTCGTCACGGCGCTCAAATCGCAAGGAACCCAGGTGGATGAAATCTCCAGAGAGACTTCAAACGAGATGGTCAAGGAGGAGAGCCCCAAGTTTTCCTCCTACGCTCCCGAAAGCCGCACATTGACCTCGGCCTCTTCTGTTGGAGAACCGCTGTCCTTGAATGACCTGAGTGAGGTCTTGGCCTTTGCGCTGACAACGCAGCTGGGCCAGCGCCTGCCCAGGAAGTGCAAGAAGTCGCTGAAGGCGGACGACCTGATGCTGGCGGTGCAGCAGCTGTCCTCCAGGGCGTTGAAGGAGATCAGCCCGGGCCACGTGGACAATATTGAGACGTTGGCCAACGTGGAGCAGGTGATCGTACCCGTGGTGAAAAATCTCCTGGCCGAGTTCGGCACGCCCGATAAGTTGGTGGAGGCGGTGATGTTGGACGAGGCGTATTTTGACAACGTGGTGACGAAGCATCTCACAGACCAACTACGAGCCCCCCGGGAAGCGCCCCAGGGCCCCCTGGCATCGTTAATGTGCTGCTATCCGTGTCGCTGA